The window TCTGGTGGTATGGCACTGATTACTCAAGTGACCGTGATGACCAGTTTGATACATTATTTAAAGACCATTTAAAAAATGCCTATTTGCGATTAGGATTGACATCAAGTCTAATATTTCGTAACTGTTCAGCCACAGATGGACACAGAAAATAGGAAGTAGAAAGTAGAGAGTAGAAAGTAAAGAAAACATCACTCCTCACGCCTATCTCCTTACTTTCTACCTTCTATCTTCTATCCGCGAATATCCGCATCATCAGCGTCATCAGCGTGCTATTATTTTTCATCGTCATTTGTGCCCTGCAGGGGCATGAGCATTTCTCCTGAAAATAGGTTATGGGACGCAGATTTTCGTAGATTATCAGGATGTATATTTAAAAATCCTGAAAATCTGCGTTTATCTGCGTCCCATACTTTCCCGTATCTGCAGATGAGTTTATTATTGAATAAACTTTTTTTAAAGGAATTCCTTTTTCTATAGCAATCTTTTTGCACGATTCATATTCAGGAATAATTTCAACCTTACCTTCAAAAGTGACTTTCTTGACCTTCATCTTGCCTAATTCCGTTTCTATTTCTATTATTTCCCTTTTGATTTTTTTTCGTCTTATCTCCTGCAATCGGATACCAATAGAAGTTGTTTCCTTAAAAACGATATTAATCAGTTCATCTACCTTATCCAAAGGGGCAATGATTGATAAAATTATCCCAGAACGGCTCTTTTTCATTATAATTGGGGTCAAATAAACATCCAATGCCCCTGCCTCAAATAATCGCTCAAAACAATATTCATAAATCTGTGGGTTTAAATCATCGATATTTGTTTCAATTAAAGAGATTATATCAGATTCACACTCATCTTTTTGAGATTCACCGATTAGGACTCTAAGTAAATTACTCTGTTGCTCGAGTTCAAAATTCCCACTTCCATAGCCAATTGTCTCAATCTTCATTGCGGGTAAATGACCAAATCCAGTAGCTAATGTTGTGATAATTGCCGCACCCGTTGGTGTCGTAAGTTCGGCTTTTATTCCACTTGAATACACAGGAATAC of the bacterium genome contains:
- the larC gene encoding nickel pincer cofactor biosynthesis protein LarC — encoded protein: MKIAYFDCFSGISGDMILGALVDAGLNFEDLRNELKKIPVADYEIKYEKMIKKGITCTKVDVITASEIGSPAEMIELVEKSTLEDDTKQKSKKILYRMGEVEAKVHSILKSKIEDVHFHELNSVDTIIDVVGAVIGFKKLCIDEIYSSPLNVGSGIIKTKHGILPAPGPATCELLKGIPVYSSGIKAELTTPTGAAIITTLATGFGHLPAMKIETIGYGSGNFELEQQSNLLRVLIGESQKDECESDIISLIETNIDDLNPQIYEYCFERLFEAGALDVYLTPIIMKKSRSGIILSIIAPLDKVDELINIVFKETTSIGIRLQEIRRKKIKREIIEIETELGKMKVKKVTFEGKVEIIPEYESCKKIAIEKGIPLKKVYSIINSSADTGKYGTQINADFQDF